In the Brachionichthys hirsutus isolate HB-005 chromosome 13, CSIRO-AGI_Bhir_v1, whole genome shotgun sequence genome, TTTATTCCTTTAAAACGTGATCTGTCCTGGGACCTTACGATTGTTCCAGTGCAGCCGGGCATCTTGAAATGGAGTTATTATGCATTTCCACTGGAGAAGATCAAATCTGCccttgtcttctttcagtcatcGAGTCCAACCACTACGTGACGAGCGTGATCCCAGAGAGCGCCCTGCTCATCTGCTTTGGCTTCATCCTGGGCGGGATTATTTGGGGTGCGGACAAGGCCCAGACCTTCACCCTGAGCCCGACGGTGTTCTTCTTCTACCTGCTGCCTCAAATCATCCTGGACGCAGGCTACTCGATGCCCAACAAGCTCTTCTTCAGCAACATGGGCGCCATCCTGGTCTACGCCGTCATCGGGACGTGTTGGAATGCCGCCAGTTTGGGCTTGTCGTTGTGGGGGTGTCACCAGGGAGGAGCCATGGGTGAGAGggggtttgattttttttaaaatatatgtatCAGTTTGGCTTCTTCTCACACTGAACGGGCTCAGAGACATTGTTGGATCTTCAATTATGTCGTTTTTTCCTTCTAATCCTATTTCTAATCTGTTATTAGATTAGGTTGTGATGTGGGAATTAAGTATTTGTTGTGAACTGTGACAAGAATGCATGCTTGTCCCTTATTTTGTCCTGCACGTTGCTCGGTGGCCTCTGAAGAACTTCTCCTGTGCTGCAGGCGACCTGGACATCGGTCTGCTGCAGTATCTGCTCTTCGGCAGTCTGATTGCTGCCGTGGACCCCGTGGCCGTCATCGCCGTGTTTGAACAGGTCCACGTCAACGAAGTCCTGTTCATCATGGTGTTCGGGGAGTCGCTGCTCAACGACGGCGTGACGGTGGTTCGTATCAAGCGGCTGCGCTTTACGTTTCCTGAGTTTGCTGACGCGTCCATCGTGAGGAAAGTAAACGCCGGAGACGTGGAGCGTTAACGGACCCATTTTATACCCtctttccacaagttaacgcagttctcatgCACTTAATGCatgtgaaatatctgagccagtctttggtcaaaacatcaaagatgctgcaggacagcgtccctcgtttctgtctcaaacagatgctgcaggacagcgtcattcttttctgtctcaaacagatgctgcaggacagcgtccctcatttctgtctcaaacagatgttgcaggacagcgtccctcgtttctgtctcaaacagatgctgcaggacagcgtcattcttttctgtctcaaacagatgctgcaggacagcgtccctcatttctgtctcaaacagatgttgcaggacagcgtccctcattcctgtctcaaacagatgctgcaggacagcgtccctcattcctgtctcaaacatcTCCATCAGAAAAGCCTCTGGGAACAAAACCGAAACTAAATTcatgcaatgaatgtgcatgcatgtgcacgcccCCACCTTGTGCATGTTTTCGTATTGTGAGGTCACCGTAAgggagatttcttccagaaggaactatgcaggattgcctggatgatttattttgctgttttggggttgataatgacccaaatcctccacaatagtgtagaaacatgggaaaagtgactTTTTCATGATATGGGACCTTTCAGAAGGCACCAGCCGCTCCCGGAGGGCTCCTTGAGGTGGCCGCCTTTGATAATTAAGTCGCTGGTATGTCTAAAGAATCACGAGACTCCACTCCATTCGTTGCTGAAGCAAACTGCAATGGGAAGTGACACGTTTCTGGTGGACTGTGATCTCAGAAACCAGCGAATGAAAGCAACGAGAAGTTGGAAGACTTTGTTGCTTCAGGTTGTGGATTCTTGCATTTGCTGCACGTGACAATAAACCACACCAGGAAAAAGCATTTCTGCACATTGTGGCTTTCGTCCACATTTAACTctttctaacccaaacattaTCTgtcaaccctgacattgaaatttGCCTCTCTTCAACGACAAATAACTCCGGAAccaaaaatggtaggaacacacttgtttttttctgatgaaagaagagactttaatctttcttACATTTGGTGTGTGCgttagtcatagtaaagaatattatgTGGAGCTTGGAATATCgggaaaaatgcacaaaaactggggcactcagcataaagctgagctgaaaatggctggcactgaaagagttaattcTGTTAAAGAACTAAGAATGAACTGATCCTCTGTGAACTGGATACTGGAGCGTTATATTCCTCATTTGACTACTGGGAATATTTTCAAAGCATTCAAACGTTAGTAGAGGGTTCCCAAAATCATGATCAAATCCGAATAAATCCAGGCTAACGTCGGGACAAGCGACTCAAAGCTGAAGATGACGAAAGGagacaaaaacatatttcaaatgaaaagcTGGACCAGAGATTAATCCCGTTATCAGAACGGTGCACACACTCCTAACCAACACTTTAATTCACTTTATCCAAAATCAGAAATTCATTGAGATGCATTCTGGTTTCACGGAAATCAAAgttctgcagttttttttattaatcctgCTGACAAGAAGAGCCCGAATGGACACGCATGGAGCGTAGCCTCTTTGGCGGCGGCTAACGTAGCATGAATGTGTGTCCCATCCATTCTTGCCTCATTGCGCTTctcctttccttcttctctcaggTGCTCTTCAATGTATTTGATGCTTTTGTGTCACTGGGAGGATCCAAAATTAACGCTGTGGAGATTATTAAAGGAATAAGTAAGGAGTGACAATAATTAACCCTTTAATAGTGAATACCTTTTACATGCTGCTCCAGCGGATTGTCCAAACACGGACCAATCGGTTAAATAAATCGATTTTTTTTGAGTAAACACATCCCATTTTTCTCCAGTCTCCTTCTTTGTGGTGGCGTTCGGTGGCTCCCTGCTCGGCTTCGTGTTTGGCCTGCTCATCTCTCTCCTGACCAGATGCACCAAGAACATCCAGATCATTGAGCCCGGCTTCGTCTTCGTCTTGGGATACCTCGCTTACCTGACGGCCGAGATGCTCTCCCTGTCCGCCATTCTTTCGTGAGCGCCCCCAGATCAAGCATCTCGTTTGCTTTCCGTGTTCTCGCTTTTGTCGGGGCGTAAACGCGTTTCGTCGTGCGTTCCGTTGTGCTCCCGTCCCGCAGGATTCTCTTCTGCGGCATGTGCTGCCAGAAGTACATCAACGCCAACATGGATGAGCGGTCCGTCACCACAGTCCGATACGTCATGAAGGTTTTAGCCAATGGCTCGGAGACCATCGTCTTCGTGTTCCTCGGCATCTCTGCCATCGATAAGGCCATCTGGGTGTGGAACACAGGCTTCATTCTCCTCACGCTGCTCTTCATCTTCGTGTACAGAATCCNNNNNNNNNNNNNNNNNNNNNNNNNNNNNNNNNNNNNNNNNNNNNNNNNNNNNNNNNNNNNNNNNNNNNNNNNNNNNNNNNNNNNNNNNNNNNNNNNNNNGACCGGCACGACGAACTAACCTACCGACGGGGTAAAAACGATAAACATCCCGCCTGTTTGTGTTGAATTAGCCGCGTAGTCGCTAGTTGTCGTCGGCTAACGCTAGCCGCGCTGCTAGCTAGTCAGGGAAATGTAAGCAACTCAAGTCCAAACTGTCACCAACATTTCCGACGCTGAGAAAATGTCCTCTTCCTTACAGATACGCGGGAAATAACCCCAGAGGACGGAAGTGGGGACATTTTGTGCCACTTTGAGCTGTCATCTGCGATAAGGCGGATCGGTGGAGGAGACCTACAGCCGACACGGAACCCCCCAGCGGCCCGGTCCCGAGTTAGCGACCCGAGCCGAGGAGCCGCGAAGCCGGGGAGCCGAGTATTTCGCCTCGCAGAGAAAAGTGCTCGCTGGGTGCCGGGTCGTCCGGACGGAGACCTCATGAATGGAAATCGGAACAACAGGTGGGACCCCCGCGTCTGAAAACACTCTCGCTGCGCTCATTGGCTGTTTATAGTGAGTTAGGTACAGCCCGCGTGCGGTAATgtgatcgatcgatcgatcgatcggtAGGTTAAAACAAACGGGCTGCTCTGGAGAACTCCTACCTGCGGCCCCAGCAGCGGGTACTGGTTCGATCGGTTCCGCGCTCTGCTCCAACCAGTACCGCGGGATTGTTGCGTGGGCTACGTCACTGCTGGTGCTGTCAAAGACAGGTGGTGATCCCGTcaggtgtgcgtgcgtgcgtgcgtgcgtgtgtgtgtgtcaccctAGTTTCTGAACCGTGATGATTACAGATTAGTTTTACGTCATTGGTCGATTCACGTTTTGCCACAGGGAAGATTTCCAGTCCCAGTTTGTATCTATTGATGATTCTTCAATCAAACTGGTTCATCAAAGGGGACCCGATAACTCTCCGGCCAATCAGCGGCGAGCTTGAGTTCCCATGCGGCCATGCTGGGAGCAGATCGACCTCTGTTCCGTCTGAAAATGAGCTTTACAAGGACTATGATGTGTGCTGGTTGgatgtgagctctgatgtgagctggttggatgtgagctctgatgtgagctctgatgtgagctctgatgtgagctctgatgtgGGCTCTTatgtgagctctgatgtgagctctgatgtgagctggttggatgtgagctctgatgtgagctctgatgtgagCTGGTTGGATGTGAGCTCTTatgtgagctctgatgtgagctctgatgtgagctctgatgtgGGCTCTTATGTGAGCTGGTTGgatgtgagctctgatgtgagctctgatgtgagCTGGTTGGATGTGAGCTCTGATGTAAGCTGGTTGgatgtgagctctgatgtgagctctgatgtgagctggttggatgtgagctctgatgtgagctctgatgtgagCTGGTTGGATGTGAGCTCTGATGTAAGCTGGTTGgatgtgagctctgatgtgagctctgatgtgagctggttggatgtgagctctgatgtgagctggttggatgtgagctctgatgtgagctctgatgtgagctctgatgtgagctctgatgtgagctctgatgtgagctctgatgtgagctctgatgtgagctctgatgtgagCGGGTACCGTACCTAGAATAAGTGAAGCGTCGGGGATCTCTTCCAGTTCTGCACACATGAGTCGTAGAATGTGGCCAGACCATCGTCGAAATCACGCGACTAAACAAACCGAGTGTGTTCTCATACTTTATTGAGCTTAACATGCTCAATAAGAGAACATGAATGAACCCCCGGGCTGAGTGTCTGGCTGACGCTCCTCCGGCAGCAATGACCTCGGCTAAACGTCTCAGACGTGGAACGCTCGGCAGGCATTAGGACCAATCGTCTTTACAAAACGGTTGCGGTTCTATTCTTGGGATGTCTGAATGGCCCTCGTGAGGTCATGCCAGACCTCAATCGGGTTGAGGTCCGGACTCTGACTGGGCCACTCCAGaacatgctttttattcttctggAGATGGTTTGCTTCGGCGCTTTGGCTCATTGTCCTGTTGCAGAATTCCGTCCTCCTGAGAATTCATTCTTCCACTGATGATGGCAAGTTGTCCAGGCCCTGAGGCAGCAAACCAAATAAAATATGAGAACATATGATTGTTTGAGTGGTATTTGTTCAAGCATTTGAGTTTGACGTTGATCTGGCCACATTTTATAACCACTTCGTAATCCCGGACGCTCTTATTTTCGGTACCCGCTGTACTTGTggggtgtttgtgttttgatttgtgtgtgaaatTTCAATAAAAGGGAAAACGTTCTTCGTGCACTTATCTTTTGGCGTGTATGATGAACTTCATTTAGTTGATTAAAATGCAGCCAACTCACTGGAACACAACAATAATATATCAAAATTAAGCAAGAAATGAATATAGAAAAAACGCAAAGATGTAAACGTTGAtatttaacaaaataataatgttgtaacGCAGAGAAATATAAACCGCAGAAATATATTGGTGGCATTCAGAGTATTAGTCGGTGCAGCCCAAGAGAAATGAGGCAAATCTGTGTGCACCTGTTTTTCCTCCACCTGTCAGCACGCCTCTAGTTGCCATGGAGAAACCGTAGCAACACAGTCACAGGGGAGGAAGCGACCTCGGGATGCATTAACAGAACGCGTGGTGACTCCGTCCAGCGGGTCCGGGCCCAGCCCTGGACTCGGACAGGAACTGTTTGAGGCATTCCAGCTCCTCTCAGTCGTTTCATGTCCATGTTGGGACAGGACGAGGACAAAAGAGTTGTCCTCGTCTCATTGGGACGCAGCACACTGCTCTGTCCTTTTACGCAGGTTTCTGATTCAAAGTTATGCAAATGGAGTGATTGTGAGATGCCGTTTGTTTCCCAGTGAGTACCTTCCAGCGTGGCGTTTCTGAATGTTGATGTTTAATTAGGCTCCTCCTGACTGGAGGAGGATAAGCTGTCAGTGCTGAGCTGCTTTCCCTTTAAATGTCACCGAACTCGGTAACCTTTTTGCACGGCCGTTATCAGGCCGGTGTTTCAGGTTTGTCACTTTGACGTGAGGCAATGGTTCTCGTTCCTGTCCTCGCTCCTACCCGCTGCTCTTTCCTCCTCATTTAGAATCGGAATCAGAATCGGGAGTAGAACtttgtgtattagcagcagcgACCACTTCCTTCCGCCGGTTTGTCTGCTTCTCGAAGCTCTTGGTTTctttttattaccctcgccgaaggggaggcgagggtattgcaattgggtgtgtttgtctgtttgtctgtttgtctgtctgtttgcttgtttgtctgtccgagcgcataactcaaaaactagtaacccaatcgacttgacatttttacacaagcaaggttctgtccgtggctcggtcctccccgagaatgacgttgatccggatctggatccagattctagaattatttttacatctggaattgtgcctgtgctgtaaactgccactttaagagggagggaaacgaatggaatgatgggaaaaagagtccagaaggagtcttgtagtacgttccagagcagcaagctagagcaggtttggcccctctgatccggaagccctgtttactgtctcacaagatccaatagtcttttggaggcggggtctgcaatctctgattgtctttctagtttctgTTTTGGGTCTTTGGGTCGATGCTTGTCGATACGGCGGAACCTCGTTTGTCGAAtataattcgttccgtaatactgtttgaaaaccgaagctacatttcccataagaaataatagAAACTAGATGActccgttcctacgcagcagatacACGctatttacatgcctacaggtatattaatatgtaactacgcgTATCCAAACAGGCCATtgtcatttatattttcatCCATCACTCTATGTAGAAACGATATATTGTATTGCTTGTGTCAAGTTGGCACATTTGCGAAGTGTAGCATATgagggtggcacagtggttagcgctgtcgcctcacagaaagCAGGTACAAGGTTCGAATGCTACCTTCGcgtagtttgtatgttctccctgtgtcgcGCGGGTTTTCTCCAGGTCGTGTTCTCCAGGTGAATTGGGCACACCAACATTGTCCgtaggtgcgagtgtgtgcaCGAGTGGCTGTTTGTCCTTTGTGTGGCCCCCCGCGATGTACTGGCGACGCCtccggggtgtgccctgcctctcgtccATAGGAAGCTGGGATCTGCTCCAGCAACACGCGTAAACCCGTGAGGCGGATAAAgcggaatgaatgaatgattccaTGGTgtggtataataataatacccaCGAGGCTGCATTATGTGATCTAATAATAAGACATAAATAATCGTCCAACTTGTGGAGTTGCTGCTTGTTTTTCCGTAGGAGCAGTCGGAGCCCAAGCCCAAGCCCAAGCCCAAGCCCAAGCCCTTTTCACTTTGCCGAGGCGGCCTGGCTATGGCACCATTGGGAAGCCGATCAAGCTTCTTGCCAACTGCTTCCAGGTGGAGATACCCAAGATCGACGTCTACCTGTACGAGGTGGACATCAATCCTGAGAAATGTCCTCGCAGGGTCAACAGGTAACGGCGAAGACTGGGATTGGATCCGTCCTTACCGGTCGAGAGCGTTTATAAAAGGGCTGGCGCCCTTTGGCTTTTGCGTTAGCGTCCTCTCTGTGTGAGGCTGCATTCacgctgcattcacactgatGTGCTCCTGCCCCTGGTGGTCTCTTCAGGGAGGTGGTGGACTCCATGGTTCAGCATTTCAAGGTGACTATATTTGGCGAATGCCTGCCGGTCTACGACGGGAAGAAAAGCCTCTACACCGCCAACCCGCTCCCCGTTGCCTCTAACGGGGTAAGACACGGAACGGAAAGCGTTTTACGCGGGACGCGCTTCACGCGGCGCACGCTAAAACCGTCGGCTTCCCTCCCCAGGTCGATCTGGACGTCACGCTGCCAGGTGACGGCGGGAAAGACCGCCCGTTTAAAGTCACCATCAGGTTTGTGTCTCTGGTCAGCTGGCACATGCTGCACGAGGTGCTGACGGGACACATCCTGTCGGAGCCAGTAGACCTGGAGAAGCCGATCAGCACAAACCCCGTTCATGCCGTGGACGTCGTCCTCCGACACCTGCCCTCCATGAAGTGAGTTCGCTCCCTAAAACgggtgcatttaaaaaaagaaataaacatttccccccccacaTACGGTGGTTTTTATAGAATCCTCCAGACAAAGAAAGCGACGTTGTTGCTGGAGGGAAACGCGGTTTTATCTCCGGTGGTTTCGGACCATGCTGCGCCGTGTCCAGCGAATGCGTCTCCCAGCCCGAGGACATTGAGCTAGCATGTTGCGTTGCCTTCGCGACCCTGTCATCATCAGGTACACGCCGGTGGGACggtccttcttctcctcccccgAGGGCTACGACCACCCGCtcggaggagggagagaggtcTGGTTTGGCTTCCATCAGTCGGTCCGGCCAGCCATGTGGAAAATGATGCTCAACATCGATGGTGAGTGCTGAGCAGGAGGAAAGTCGGGGACGTAATAATACATTCAGCTTAGCTTATAATTAAGAATGGACATGAGCGTTTAGTTCTGCTCGATGCCCGGGCTGGGTTCCGGTCTGACCCGGTCCTGCATCGTTTCAGTGTCGGCCACGGCCTTCTACAAAGCCCAGCCGGTGATCCAGTTCATGTGCGAGGTTCTGGACATTCACAACATCGACGAGCAGCCACGCCCTCTGGCGGACTCCCACAGGGTCAAGTTCACCAAAGAGATCAAAGGTAAGGGTGGTGATGGGAGAAAATAAAGGTCCCGTTTAAAAGCGTCGACCCCCCCGTGCTCGTCTCCATCGACGCCTCCGCCGTCTTTACAGGACTTAAAGTCGAAGTGACTCACTGTGGGACCATGCGGAGGAAGTACAGAGTCTGCAACGTCACGCGCCGTCCCGCCAGCCTCCAGACGTACGTTCCCGCGCTGCACCCCGGTGGCGATCAACCGCCGTCGCAGCTCGCGCTAAAAGGAGATTCCCGTTGCCTCTCGATCCACAGATTTCCATTGCAGCTGGAGAACGGTCAAACAGTCGAGCGCACGGTGGCACAATACTTCAGGGAGAAGTACAACCTGCAGCTGAAGTTCCCCCACCTGCCCTGCCTGCAGGTGGGCCAGGAACAGAAGCACACCTATCTGCCTCTGGAGGTAAGGACGGACACGTGCTAATGATCACACCCTGATCGATTAAAAAGAGCGGCTAACGTAAGGAGAGCATGGAGCGAAAGGAACCGGAGCTAAACCGAAGGTCAACTCGGGCAGATTAGCAGGCCGGATTGGGAGTCCATTCATCTGCGCTGCTGTTTCAGGTGTGCAACATTGTAGCCGGCCAGCGCTGCATCAAAAAGCTAACTGATAACCAAACGTCCACCATGATCAAAGCAACGGCGCGCTCCGCGCCGGACCGGCAGGAGGAGATCAGCCGGCTGGTGAGCCTCCTTTGAACCCGAGATAAATCGACGAGCGTCTTTTCCCCGTCATGCGTAAATCGTTTCCTCTCCCTTCAGGTGAGGAGCGCTAATTACGAGGCCGACCCGTTCGTCCAGGAGTTTCAGTTCCGCGTCCGAGACGAGATGGCGCAAGTGACTGGCCGCGTCCTGCCGGCCCCCATGCTGCAGTATGGCGGCAGGGTGAGCTCTGAACAATTCATGGTACCGTCCCTTTAAATCGTGCTTCATATGCATGCGTGTTTGAGTGAGAGTGAGTGAAACGGAGCTGTCATTCACACGAGCTGCACATTCACACGAGCTGCAGGTTCACACGAGCTGCACGTTCACACGAGCTGCACGTTCACATTCACACGAGCTGCAGGTTCACACGTGGACTagcaaatgttattttaaaagtCAAAAGCATTATATTATAATCCTTTCAGTAATCAGACATTGATCATCCAAATGTACAAATTGATTATTTTTGATCCTGATTGAAACACTGACTGTGTTTCATCGGgataaaatataaatttaagGTTAGCCACTCTCTCGCAGCTCAGGGCTAAACCCTCGCTTAACAACAGAGTTGCGCTCTGAAGACGCCGTCGCTAAACGATTTGTCATCGAACGAAACCCCCGTTGACCGACACAAAGGAGGACCCCGCGATtcgctggcgacgcttccggggtgtaACCAGCCATGCCATGACGCGTGCCTTAGGTTGCCGACGGCTGGTATAACCCTTTTATACTACGGACCCACTCACGACTCGGCAGCCAGTGCATTCAGCTCATCGTAACAGCAGGTTCTTGTCGCTAAACATATACTTTTAAAAGTCGGAAAATCCTGTCGTTGAATGAATACTTCGCTTAGTGAGCGCCACCTCGATTACACCCGATCCAGTTCTGCCTCTTTTGCCTGTGAACTTTAGCTTTTTGAATTTGCTGTGGCTTCGCTGTTCGTAGCGATCAATCTGCTATTGAGTGGCTGGCGGCTGATCCACTGATCCGCtctgtactgtgtgtgtctccgtgtACTGCACGCTGAATGTGCCTCTGTGCCTGCCAGCCCCAGCAGATCAACCCTGCGCTGTCGTTGCAGAACCGTACAGTGGCGACCCCGAGCCACGGGGTGTGGGACATGAGGGGGAAGCAGTTCCACACCGGCGTGGAGATCAAAATGTGGGCCATCGCCTGCTTCGCCACCCAGAGGCAGTGCAGAGAAGAGATCCTGAAGT is a window encoding:
- the LOC137903472 gene encoding sodium/hydrogen exchanger 3-like, coding for MAATWRFALFLCTLLMVSRCPSLARDDAEHGATEGSDHGDTPSSDAGHGEGHDTSEDTGHADSGNEDGGHGEDGHAEGPITTLPIVRWLWEHVSTPYLVALWILVSWLCKLIIESNHYVTSVIPESALLICFGFILGGIIWGADKAQTFTLSPTVFFFYLLPQIILDAGYSMPNKLFFSNMGAILVYAVIGTCWNAASLGLSLWGCHQGGAMGDLDIGLLQYLLFGSLIAAVDPVAVIAVFEQVHVNEVLFIMVFGESLLNDGVTVVLFNVFDAFVSLGGSKINAVEIIKGIISFFVVAFGGSLLGFVFGLLISLLTRCTKNIQIIEPGFVFVLGYLAYLTAEMLSLSAILSILFCGMCCQKYINANMDERSVTTVRYVMKVLANGSETIVFVFLGISAIDKAIWVWNTGFILLTLLFIFVY
- the ago3b gene encoding protein argonaute-3 isoform X2, with protein sequence MVQHFKVTIFGECLPVYDGKKSLYTANPLPVASNGVDLDVTLPGDGGKDRPFKVTIRFVSLVSWHMLHEVLTGHILSEPVDLEKPISTNPVHAVDVVLRHLPSMKYTPVGRSFFSSPEGYDHPLGGGREVWFGFHQSVRPAMWKMMLNIDVSATAFYKAQPVIQFMCEVLDIHNIDEQPRPLADSHRVKFTKEIKGLKVEVTHCGTMRRKYRVCNVTRRPASLQTFPLQLENGQTVERTVAQYFREKYNLQLKFPHLPCLQVGQEQKHTYLPLEVCNIVAGQRCIKKLTDNQTSTMIKATARSAPDRQEEISRLVRSANYEADPFVQEFQFRVRDEMAQVTGRVLPAPMLQYGGRNRTVATPSHGVWDMRGKQFHTGVEIKMWAIACFATQRQCREEILKSFTDQLRKISKDAGMPIQGQPCFCKYAQGADSVEPMFRHLKNTYGGLQLIIVILPGKTPVYAEVKRVGDTLLGMATQCVQVKNVVKTSPQTLSNLCLKINVKLGGINNILVPHQRPSVFQQPVIFLGADVTHPPAGDGKKPSIAAVVGSMDAHPSRYCATVRVQRPRQEVIQDLASMVRELLIQFYKSTRYKPTRIIFYRDGVSEGQFRQVLYYELLAIREACISLEKDYQPGITYIVVQKRHHTRLFCADRNERVGRSGNIPAGTTVDTDITHPYEFDFYLCSHAGIQGTSRPSHYHVLWDDNCFTADEFQLLTYQLCHTYVRCTRSVSIPAPAYYAHLVAFRARYHLVDKEHDSAEGSHVSGQSNGRDPQALAKAVQIHHDTMRTMYFA
- the ago3b gene encoding protein argonaute-3 isoform X1; its protein translation is MEIGTTAQAQAQALFTLPRRPGYGTIGKPIKLLANCFQVEIPKIDVYLYEVDINPEKCPRRVNREVVDSMVQHFKVTIFGECLPVYDGKKSLYTANPLPVASNGVDLDVTLPGDGGKDRPFKVTIRFVSLVSWHMLHEVLTGHILSEPVDLEKPISTNPVHAVDVVLRHLPSMKYTPVGRSFFSSPEGYDHPLGGGREVWFGFHQSVRPAMWKMMLNIDVSATAFYKAQPVIQFMCEVLDIHNIDEQPRPLADSHRVKFTKEIKGLKVEVTHCGTMRRKYRVCNVTRRPASLQTFPLQLENGQTVERTVAQYFREKYNLQLKFPHLPCLQVGQEQKHTYLPLEVCNIVAGQRCIKKLTDNQTSTMIKATARSAPDRQEEISRLVRSANYEADPFVQEFQFRVRDEMAQVTGRVLPAPMLQYGGRVSSEQFMNRTVATPSHGVWDMRGKQFHTGVEIKMWAIACFATQRQCREEILKSFTDQLRKISKDAGMPIQGQPCFCKYAQGADSVEPMFRHLKNTYGGLQLIIVILPGKTPVYAEVKRVGDTLLGMATQCVQVKNVVKTSPQTLSNLCLKINVKLGGINNILVPHQRPSVFQQPVIFLGADVTHPPAGDGKKPSIAAVVGSMDAHPSRYCATVRVQRPRQEVIQDLASMVRELLIQFYKSTRYKPTRIIFYRDGVSEGQFRQVLYYELLAIREACISLEKDYQPGITYIVVQKRHHTRLFCADRNERVGRSGNIPAGTTVDTDITHPYEFDFYLCSHAGIQGTSRPSHYHVLWDDNCFTADEFQLLTYQLCHTYVRCTRSVSIPAPAYYAHLVAFRARYHLVDKEHDSAEGSHVSGQSNGRDPQALAKAVQIHHDTMRTMYFA